One stretch of Cygnus atratus isolate AKBS03 ecotype Queensland, Australia chromosome 28, CAtr_DNAZoo_HiC_assembly, whole genome shotgun sequence DNA includes these proteins:
- the SV2A gene encoding synaptic vesicle glycoprotein 2A — translation MDESFRDRTAFIRGAKDIAKEVKKHAAKKVSKGMDRMQDEYTKRSYTRFEEEEDDEDYPPQDGYYRGGEGANEEEGASSDATEGHDEEDEIYEGEYQGIPRHDSMKAGERLGAEAAAGAFDDTEGQRRKDKEELAQQYELILQECGHGRFQWTLYFVLGLALMADGVEVFVVGFVLPSAEKDMCLSDSNKGMLGLIVYLGMMVGAFLWGGLADRLGRRQCLLISLSVNSVFAFFSSFVQGYGTFLFCRLLSGVGIGGSIPIVFSYFSEFLAQEKRGEHLSWLCMFWMIGGIYASAMAWAIIPHYGWSFQMGSAYQFHSWRVFVLVCAFPSVFAIGALTTMPESPRFFLENGKHDEAWMVLKQVHDTNMRAKGHPERVFSVTHIKTIKREDELIEIQSDTGTWYRRWLVRFLNLSQQVWSNFQQCFAPEYRRITLMMMAVWFTMSFSYYGLTVWFPDMIKHLQNIEYASRTKLFTREKVRHFTFNFTLENQIHQGGEYFNDKFIGLKMKSVTFEDSLFEECYFEDITSSNTFFKNCTFISTVFYNTDLFEYKFINSRVVNSTFLHNKEGCQLDFSDDNNAYMIYFVSFLGTLAVLPGNIVSALLMDKIGRLRMLAGSSVMSCVSCFFLSFGNSESAMIALLCLFGGVSIASWNALDVLTVELYPSDKRTTAFGFLNALCKLAAVLGISIFTSFVGITKAVPILLASTALALGSSLALKLPETRGQVLQ, via the exons ATGGATGAGAGCTTCCGAGACCGGACGGCGTTCATCCGGGGCGCCAAGGACATCGCCAAGGAGGTGAAGAAGCACGCGGCCAAGAAGGTGAGCAAGGGCATGGACCGCATGCAGGACGAGTACACCAAGCGCTCCTACACCCGCttcgaggaggaggaggacgacgaAGACTACCCGCCGCAGGACGGCTACTACCGGGGGGGTGAGGGGGCCAACGAGGAGGAGGGGGCCTCCAGCGATGCCACCGAGGGCCACGACGAGGAGGACGAGATCTACGAGGGCGAGTACCAGGGCATCCCCCGGCACGACTCGATGAAAGCCGGGGAGCGGCTGGGGGCCGAGGCGGCCGCGGGCGCCTTCGACGACACCGAGGGGCAGCGGCGGAAGGACAAGGAGGAGCTGGCGCAGCAGTACGAGCTGATCCTGCAGGAGTGCGGCCACGGCCGCTTCCAGTGGACCCTCTACTTCGTCCTGGGACTGGCCCTCATGGCCGACGGCGTGGAGGTCTTCGTGGTGGGCTTCGTGCTGCCCAGCGCCGAGAAGGACATGTGCCTCTCCGACTCCAACAAGGGCATGCTGG gGCTCATCGTGTACCTGGGCATGATGGTGGGCGCCTTCCTGTGGGGCGGGCTGGCCGACCGCCTGGGCCGACGGCAGTGCCTCCTCATCTCCCTCTCCGTCAACAGCGTCTTcgccttcttctcctccttcgTCCAAGGCTACGGCaccttcctcttctgcaggctgctctcGGGCGTGGG CATCGGCGGCTCCATCCCCATCGTCTTCTCCTACTTCTCCGAGTTCCTGGCGCAGGAGAAGCGCGGGGAGCACCTGAGCTGGCTCTGCATGTTCTGGATGATCGGGGGCATCTACGCCTCCGCCATGGCCTGGGCCATCATCCCCCACTACG GCTGGAGCTTCCAGATGGGCTCCGCGTACCAGTTCCACAGCTGGAGGGTCTTCGTCCTGGTCTGCGCCTTCCCCTCCGTCTTCGCCATCGGGGCTCTCACCACCATGCCCGAGAGCCCCCGCTTCTTCCTGGAG AACGGCAAACACGACGAGGCCTGGATGGTGCTGAAGCAGGTCCACGACACCAACATGAGGGCCAAGGGCCACCCCGAGAGGGTCTTTTCG GTCACCCACATCAAGACCATCAAGCGGGAGGACGAACTCATCGAGATCCAGTCGGACACCGGCACGTGGTACCGGCGCTGGCTCGTCCGATTCCTCAACCTCTCGCAGCAG GTTTGGAGCAACTTCCAGCAGTGCTTCGCACCCGAGTACCGCCGCATCACGCTGATGATGATGGCCGTGTGGTTCACCATGTCCTTcag CTACTACGGGCTGACGGTGTGGTTCCCGGACATGATAAAGCACCTGCAGAACATCGAGTACGCCTCGCGCACCAAGCTCTTCACCCGCGAGAAGGTCCGGCACTTCACCTTCAACTTCACCCTGGAGAACCAGATCCACCAGGGCGGGGAGTACTTCAACGACAA GTTCATCGGCCTGAAGATGAAGTCGGTGACGTTCGAGGACTCGCTGTTCGAGGAGTGCTACTTCGAGGACATCACCTCCAGCAACACCTTCTTCAAGAACTGCACCTTCATCTCCACCGTCTTCTACAACACCG ATCTCTTCGAGTACAAGTTCATCAACAGCCGGGTGGTGAACAGCACCTTCCTGCACAACAAGGAGGGCTGCCAGCTGGACTTCAGCGACGACAACAACGCCTACATGATCTACTTCGTCAGCTTCCTGGGCACCCTGGCCGTGCTCCCCGGCAACATCGTCTCGGCCCTGCTCATGGACAAGATCGGCCGCCTCCGCATGCTGG CCGGCTCCAGCGTGATGTCCTGCGtgagctgcttcttcctctccttcgGCAACAGCGAGTCGGCGATGATCGCGCTGCTCTGCCTCTTCGGCGGCGTCAGCATCGCCTCCTGGAACGCCCTCGACGTGCTCACCGTGGAGCTCTACCCCTCCGACAAGAG GACGACGGCGTTCGGCTTCCTCAACGCCCTGTGCAAGCTGGCGGCCGTGCTGGGCATCAGCATCTTCACCTCCTTCGTGGGCATCACGAAAGCCGTGCCCATCCTCCTGGCCTCCACCGCCCTGGCCCTCGGCAGCTCCCTCGCCTTGAAATTGCCGGAGACCCGCGGGCAAGTGTTGcagtga
- the BOLA1 gene encoding bolA-like protein 1 produces MPRPPLTAAGRALSAMAERPLASAIRAKLDAALQPSHLQVLDESPRHGGPPGAETHFAVVVVSGRFAGLSPLQRHRLVHAALSAELAGPLHALAIVARTPEQWDADPRVPPRPPCLGGSKHERRGAAGDATSA; encoded by the coding sequence aTGCCGCGTCCCCCCCTGACCGCCGCGGGCCGGGCCCTGTCGGCCATGGCCGAGCGCCCGCTGGCCAGCGCCATCCGCGCCAAGCTGGATGCGGCCCTACAACCCAGCCACCTGCAGGTCCTGGACGAGAGCCCCCGGCACGGCGGCCCCCCCGGAGCCGAAACCCATTTCGCCGTGGTGGTGGTGAGCGGGCGCTTCGCCGGGCTGAGCCCCCTGCAGCGGCACCGCCTGGTCCACGCCGCGCTCAGCGCCGAGCTCGCCGGCCCCCTGCACGCCCTCGCCATCGTCGCCAGGACCCCCGAGCAGTGGGACGCCGACCCCCGcgtccccccccggcccccttgCCTGGGGGGGTCCAAGCAcgagcggcgcggggccgccggAGACGCTACTTCGGCGTGA